A DNA window from Chiroxiphia lanceolata isolate bChiLan1 chromosome 6, bChiLan1.pri, whole genome shotgun sequence contains the following coding sequences:
- the TRMT61A gene encoding tRNA (adenine(58)-N(1))-methyltransferase catalytic subunit TRMT61A isoform X1 — protein sequence MGVNHQPTTVTMSFIEYGDTIKDGDTAIVFLGHESMFPVKVQHGTVTQTKYGVIRHSTDLIGKKYGSKVTCSKGGWVFILHPTPELWTMNLPHRTQILYSTDISIITMMLELKPGSIVCESGTGSGSLSHALIRTVAPTGHLYTVEFHQQRAEKAREEFREHGVDHLVTVTNQDVCKNGFGVSNIADAVFLDIPSPWEAIGHAKSALKAEGGRICSFSPCIEQVQRTCLAMEEYGFTEINTLEILLRVYNVRTISLQIPDLGKAAEDNSGTGFDSSNASNQGSPGANLQQGTVQFKSGVPLREMVGHTGYLTFATKSLV from the exons ATGG GTGTCAATCATCAGCCAACAACTGTCACAATGAGTTTTATTGAATATGGAGATACCATAAAGGATGGTGACACAGCTATTGTGTTCTTGGGCCACGAATCCATGTTTCCTGTGAAAGTCCAGCATGGCACTGTAACACAGACTAAGTACGGGGTCATCAGGCACTCCACAGACCTCATAGGCAAGAAGTACGGCTCCAAAGTGACCTGCAGTAAGGGAGGATGGGTGTTCATTCTTCATCCAACTCCAGAACTGTGGACCATGAATCTCCCTCACAGGACACAGATCCTGTATTCCACTGACATCTCTATAATCACCATGATGTTAGAACTGAAGCCAGGCTCCATAGTATGTGAATCAG GTACAGGCAGTGGATCCCTCTCCCATGCTCTCATCCGCACAGTGGCTCCCACAGGACACCTGTACACGGTGGAATTCCACCAGCAAAGGGCCGAGAAGGCGCGGGAGGAGTTTCGGGAGCACGGGGTGGATCACCTGGTCACCGTGACCAACCAGGACGTCTGCAAAAACGGGTTTGGTGTCTCAAACATTGCAGACGCGGTGTTCCTGGATATCCCATCTCCATGGGAAGCCATAGGACATGCGAAGTCAGCGTTAAAAGCTGAAG GTGGCCgcatctgctccttctccccctgcaTCGAACAAGTTCAAAGGACCTGCCTAGCCATGGAAGAATATGGTTTTACAGAGATTAACACCTTGGAAATTCTGCTCCGAGTGTACAATGTAAGGACAATTAGCTTGCAAATCCCTGAccttggaaaagcagctgaggaTAATTCTGGCACTGGCTTTGACAGCAGCAACGCATCAAACCAAGGTAGCCCGGGTGCTAATCTGCAGCAAGGGACTGTGCAGTTCAAAAGTGGCGTGCCACTGAGGGAGATGGTGGGGCACACTGGGTACCTGACCTTTGCCACCAAGAGCCTGGTTTAG
- the TRMT61A gene encoding tRNA (adenine(58)-N(1))-methyltransferase catalytic subunit TRMT61A isoform X2, producing MSFIEYGDTIKDGDTAIVFLGHESMFPVKVQHGTVTQTKYGVIRHSTDLIGKKYGSKVTCSKGGWVFILHPTPELWTMNLPHRTQILYSTDISIITMMLELKPGSIVCESGTGSGSLSHALIRTVAPTGHLYTVEFHQQRAEKAREEFREHGVDHLVTVTNQDVCKNGFGVSNIADAVFLDIPSPWEAIGHAKSALKAEGGRICSFSPCIEQVQRTCLAMEEYGFTEINTLEILLRVYNVRTISLQIPDLGKAAEDNSGTGFDSSNASNQGSPGANLQQGTVQFKSGVPLREMVGHTGYLTFATKSLV from the exons ATGAGTTTTATTGAATATGGAGATACCATAAAGGATGGTGACACAGCTATTGTGTTCTTGGGCCACGAATCCATGTTTCCTGTGAAAGTCCAGCATGGCACTGTAACACAGACTAAGTACGGGGTCATCAGGCACTCCACAGACCTCATAGGCAAGAAGTACGGCTCCAAAGTGACCTGCAGTAAGGGAGGATGGGTGTTCATTCTTCATCCAACTCCAGAACTGTGGACCATGAATCTCCCTCACAGGACACAGATCCTGTATTCCACTGACATCTCTATAATCACCATGATGTTAGAACTGAAGCCAGGCTCCATAGTATGTGAATCAG GTACAGGCAGTGGATCCCTCTCCCATGCTCTCATCCGCACAGTGGCTCCCACAGGACACCTGTACACGGTGGAATTCCACCAGCAAAGGGCCGAGAAGGCGCGGGAGGAGTTTCGGGAGCACGGGGTGGATCACCTGGTCACCGTGACCAACCAGGACGTCTGCAAAAACGGGTTTGGTGTCTCAAACATTGCAGACGCGGTGTTCCTGGATATCCCATCTCCATGGGAAGCCATAGGACATGCGAAGTCAGCGTTAAAAGCTGAAG GTGGCCgcatctgctccttctccccctgcaTCGAACAAGTTCAAAGGACCTGCCTAGCCATGGAAGAATATGGTTTTACAGAGATTAACACCTTGGAAATTCTGCTCCGAGTGTACAATGTAAGGACAATTAGCTTGCAAATCCCTGAccttggaaaagcagctgaggaTAATTCTGGCACTGGCTTTGACAGCAGCAACGCATCAAACCAAGGTAGCCCGGGTGCTAATCTGCAGCAAGGGACTGTGCAGTTCAAAAGTGGCGTGCCACTGAGGGAGATGGTGGGGCACACTGGGTACCTGACCTTTGCCACCAAGAGCCTGGTTTAG